AGGCGCCAGCACTATTAAACTTAATTGCTAAAGACCGAGAACAGCTTGATCGCTGGCTGCCGTGGGCAGATACGACTAAAACTGTTGCTGATGAAGCTAACTTTATTGAAATGGTGCGCGAGCAAACGGCTAATTATCAAATGCTAGAATTAGTAATTATGGTAAATGGCCAAGTTGCGGGGATGCTGGACTTGCATAATGTTAGTCGTAAAGATCAGTGCGGTGAAATCGGCTATTGGCTAGGTAGCGCGTTTCAAGGTCAGGGAATTATGACGACCGCCGTTAAGCGATTGGTTAAATTAGCGTTTGCGAAAATGAATTTACACCGCATCGATTTAATGGCGGATCATGAAAACAAGCCAAGCCGTGCGGTGGCTAAGCGTGTGGGATTAGAACACGTGGCCTTGCTTCGAGCTAAGGTTAAATATCATGGCGAATTTCGCGATATGGATCTTTATACGATCATTAATGAGGCAAACTAAAAAGCATACTGGCGGTTGTCAGTATGTTTTTACGATTTATTTATCTTCATAACCATTTGGATGTGATTGGTGCCACTTCCAAGCACTAGTCATAACTTCTTCGGCACTTTCATGCTTTGGTTGCCAATGCAGGATTGTTCTTGCCTTGGTAGAGTCGGCTACGAGCGAGTCGGGATCGCCGCCACGTCTTGGTCCCATAGTATAAGGGATGTCGATGCCAGTTACCTTGCGAGCTGCAGCTAAAATTTCCAAGTTGGAATAACCATGTGCAGTACCTAAGTTGAAGACATCGGATTTCTTAGTTTTCATTAAATAGTCTAAGGCCAATAGGTGTGCGTCAATTAAATCCTCAATTTGAACATAATCGCGCACGTTGGTGCCATCTTTGGTATCATAATCGTTGCCAAAAATAGTAAATTTACCGTCACCAGCAAGTGCACTCTTTAAAATATTGGGAATCAGGTGAGTTTCAGGAGCATGATCCTCGCCAATTGAGCCATCGCTGGCGGCACCAGCAACATTGAAGTAGCGCAGAGCGATTGACTTAATGCCATCTGCCTTGTCAGCCCAGTGCATAATCTTTTCCATCATGACCTTAGTGTCACCATAAGGGTTAATCGGATCAAGTGGAGAATCCTCAGTAATTGGAAGTTTCTTAGGGATGCCGTAAGTTGCGGCACTTGATGAGAAGACCAGATATTTAACACCAACGTCATTCATTGCTTCGAGCAGTGAAATCATGCCAGCAACATTGTTGTCGTAATATTTCAACGGCTTTTTAACAGATTCGGGCACTAATGAGTAGGCTGCAAAGTGCATTACAGCATCAATTTTTTCATTTCGTAAAATTTGGCTAACTAAAAACTTGTTTTCAATATCGCCTTGATAAAATTTGGCTTGCGGATCGACAGCTTTTTGATGACCAGTGTATAAAGCATCGAGTACAACAACATCATTGCCATTTTCAATCAACTTTTTAACAGCAATCGAGCCGATGTAGCCCGCGCCGCCAACAACTAAAACGCGCATAATTTCCTCCATATATAATTAATTTAATCAAATAAATTTTAGCACAAGCATGGCAAGGCGGAAGATCTTTTTAAACAATAATTGACAGAGAAAGTATTTTGCAATATATTTACTTTTAGTAAGAGAATGGGGAAGAAGTTAGAAAATGATTCATAATTCAACAATTGATAGTCAAATTAATCACCGCTCAATCCGGAAGTTTAAGGACCAAACATTGAACGCGGAACAATTGCAAACGTTGTACACTGTATTTCAACATACCGCGACCAGCATGTTCATGCAGAACGCAACGCTGCTACATATAACTGATGAAGCTAAAAGAGCCAAAATTCGAGAATTGTGCAACCAAAATTATGTGGGTGCTGAAGGCGACTTGTTTATCTTTGTCGTGGATTTGTACCGGAACCAGCAGATTCGTCAGCAGCTGGGCAAAGATGATGGCCGCGTGCATATGAGTGACCTGTTTATGCAGGGGATGGATGACACGTTGCTGGCATGGCAAAATGTGGCTAATGCTGTGGAAAGCATGGGGTTAGGCTATGTGCCGTTGGGAACGATTAATGATCATCCTTTGGCAATGCTTGAGGTATTGGACTTGCCGCAATTGACGTTTGCAGCTTTGGGGATGCAAGTTGGTGTGCCTGATCAAGAGCCGCAATTAAAGCCGCGGCTGCCACTGCAATTCACTACGTTTGAAAATGATTATCCACGTGACTTTAAGGTCAGTGAATTGGCAGATTATGATCAATTGGTAACAACTTACTATGACCTGCGTGATTCTAACCGCCGAATTGATTCTTTCACTAAGCAGATTACCGGTGCTAAGCTCGACAGTCGGAAGATTGACCGCGATCAATTGCCAGAGTTATTGCATAAGCAGGGACTGTGCCTTGACTGGCAGTAAATTAGTTTGATTAGATATTTTTATTGCGTGACGTTTTTTCTTTTGGTATAATTTAAACGTTACGAGTTGCTGATTTAGCTCAGTCGGTAGAGCGTTTCCCTCGTAAAGAAAAGGTCGCCAGTTCGATTCTGGCAATCAGCATAACAAAGGCAAATATCGTATTAAAGCCCGTTGTATCAATCTTGATATGACGGGCTTTTGCTTGTTATGAAGTAGTTCTATTTATACTATTAAGTTTTGTGATACCCGGCTTTTAATTTTCTCAATAAGAAAAGATTCTCTGCTTATTACAGAGAATCTTTTAAATTGGTATTAACATTAAAAATTATAATTTGGCGTAGTAAGTCAATAGTCGTATCATATTGCAAGTAAAACCAAATTCGTTGTCGTACCAAGCATGAACTTTTGCCAGACAAGTACCATCACCAATATTAATTACTTCAGTCATTGTAGGATCGAAGATTGCACCGTGAGTATCGTTAATTATGTCTGATGAAACAATACCGGTATCGTCGTAGCCAAAAGTTTCATTATTTTGGGTAATTGCTTTAAAGACTTCATTAATTTCTGTCGTGGTAACAGATTTATCAAGAACAAGAGCAAGTTCAGTTAGTGAGCCGTCACGAACGGGTACTCGTTGAGCTTTTCCTGTTAGTTTGCCGTCAAGCTCAGGAATAACAAGACCGATTGCCTTAGCAGCACCACTAGAGTGGGGAATGATATTTTCAGTAGCAGCGCGATTGGCACGCTTATTTTTGCCTCGTGGGCCATCGGTTAAATTTTGTGAAGCTGTATAAGCATGGATTGTAGTGAGACTTCCAGCTTTAATACCAAAATGATCATTCATTGGCTTAGCAAGTAATGCTACCGATTGTGTTGTACATGATCCTGGTGAAATAATACGATCGGAACTGGTTAAGGTATTTTCGTTAATACCATAAACTGCGGTTGGAATTTTACCTGCAGGAGCAGAAATTAAAACCTTTTTAACACCAGCTTTAAGATGAGCGCTAGCTTTTTCCTTATTTGTATAAAAGCCTGTTGATTCAAGAACTAGGTCAACATCATCATTGGCAACCCAGGGAATTTTTTCCGCATCTTTTTCCGCATATACTGTATAATGCTTATCATTAACGATAATTCCTGAATCATCAGCTTGTACTTCCGCTGGGAAATCACCGTGAATTGTATCGTGCTTTAATAAATAGGCGATCATGTCCGGATCAGTTAAGTCATTGATTGCCACAACTTTAATTTCAGGATCATTTAATTCAAAAATTCTTCGAAATGCTAAGCGACCAATTCGGCCAAAGCCATTGATACCAATTTTAATTGCCATTGCTTTACCTCCATAAAAATATTATTTGTTAACGATTTTTAGTATAGGGGAGTTTAGTAGTTTTGAATAATACCAAATAATGGTACCATTATCATTAAAAGTGATAGGTGATGAAATGAATTTTAATGATTTAAAAATATTCCGCACGATTTATGAAGTCGGTTCATTGAATAAGGCAGCTCAGACTTTAGGATATGCCCAATCTAATATCACAGCTAGATTAAAATTGATAGAGCAGGAATTAAATTCGGCTCTGTTTGTTCGTATGCCCAAAGGAGTGCAGCCAACTGAAGCAGGTAATATTTTTTATAAAGCAGTTTTAAATATTCAGGCAGAGTTGGCGCAAGTGTCTGCTAAAATTAGCCAGCGAAAAAAGATGCTACTAGGATCAGAAACGTTAATATCAGAAGTTCTAAGTCATAATAACGTTAATTATAGAAATTTTAGTAAAATTGTTGTTAAAAATCAGAATGATATTGTAAAGGAAGCTGCTAGCCATTTGTATGACATAGTAGTGACTTTTATAAATATGGGTAATAGTCATATTTATAATTTAAATAAAGTCTGCCAAATTAGCACTAATTATGCAGCACAGAATCAATTTGCTTTTAGTGATAAAAGTGTTCCTATCTTGATTAATAGTGATCCAGAATGTGCCTTTAGGAAAAGAACTTTGAAAGATTTAATTGATAAAACAAGAGTATTTGAAGTTGATTCCTTGCAGGCGATTGAATTATTGGTTGAACAAGGAAAAGGAGTAGCGCTGTTACCAAGTAAAGCTATAGAAGAAAGGCACTTGGTTAAATTGCGTACGAACGACATTTTGCTCAAATATTATTTATATCAAGCAAAGTGGATTGATTAGTTAGTCAGTATAACAAAGTCAAAGATGGCATAAAAGCCCGTTGTATCAATCTTGATATGACAGGCTTTTTGCTTGTTATGAAGTATTTTAGATAGTTGTAAATTAATCTGAAATGTTGTGGTCAGTCACACTACAGGTCACATAAAGTAAAATAAGTTAAAAATTTATCATCGTTAATTTTTCAGAAATAGATATAACCCTTGATGTGGCAGGCTTAATTGCCTGCTTTTTTGTATGACTGAGTGTTACTTTTATTTTGTAAATGTGTTTACTAGGTAAACACATTTATGCTACTATAGCAAATATGATTTTAATAAGGAGTTTTTAAAATGCAAATTCAAGAAACAAGTTACAAAGTTAGTCACTTATATAAATTATTTTTAGCCGATTATGCCAAATTGACTAAAAAAATTAATATAAATGTTGCTGACTATAATATATTTTTGACATTAGAAGAAAATCCAGGTTGTACTCAGCTTTTTTTAGCCCAAAAAAGACATGTTGAACGTAGTTTATTGACTCGGATTATAAAAAAATATCTTGAGCTGGATTTAATTGAGCGTCGGCAAAGTTCTACTAATAAGAGTGCTTATGCACTTTATCTCACACCTAAAGGAAAGCAGGCTACAAAGTCAATAAGAAAAATGATTAATTCTTTAAATGAAAAAATTGCCAAACTTTGTTCTAGTGAAGAATACAAAGCACTTAATGACATATTAGATTTATTAATTAAGAGGTGGAGTTAAAAATGAAGAAGTTTACTATATTATCTCTATCATTGTTTACGCTACTTGCTGGAGCAGCATTATCCCCAGCTTTGCCAAGTATCAGTCAAGCCTTTCCTCGAGTTAATAAACTTTGGATACAAGCATTAGTTACGCTCCCGTCTATTTGTGTTATTTTTTGGCAAGTTTTGGCTACTAAAGTTAGTACAAAATTCTCAAGTAAAAAGCAATTACTTGTCGGGCTGATTTTATATTCTTTTGGCGGAGGACTACCAGTATTAACTGCTAATTTCACATTAATTATTGTTAGTAGAATAGTTCTTGGAGTTGGATTAGGAATTATAGCCGACTTATCAGTTGAATTAATTAATTCAAACTATCAAGATGCTGAACGCAAACGAATGTTAAGCTATGCTGGAGCTTTAAATAATGGTGGTACAGTATTGGCCGTTTTATATGCGGGTTTGACAGCTAAATTAAATTGGCACCTTGTTTTTTATCTTTATCTTTTAGCACTAATTCCACTTTGCCTAGTTTTCAGCTTTTTAAAAGATGAGTCTATGACGTCTAAAAGAAAATTGGCATCTGACAAAACTAGTTTTGAACCTGAATTTTTATTTATTGCAGGTGAAATGCTAATAACTACTATTATCTATTTTATTGTTCCCACTAATCTTGGCTATGCTATTAAAGAGTATTTTAAAATTAATAATTCGCTGATAACGGGAGGATTAATGGCTTTAATTTCTATTCTAGGAGTTATCGCTGGTTTATTATTTAGTAGAAATCGTCTCAAAAATAAGATCGTTTTAATTGGTTTATTTACTATGTTTTCTTGTTCAATGTTATTTCTATCTTTGGAAAACTCGTTAATGCTGTTTGTTATTGGTGCAGCATTAAGTGGATTTAGTCTCGGTATTGCCTTACCATTATTCAATCAAGAGATTATTTCAATCTCAAACATTAACTCAAGTAATCGTAATTTAAGTATTGGTCAAGCTATGATCTTTTTAGGACAATTTATTTCGCCATTTTTAATAACGGAACTACATAACTTGCTTAATTGTAATGTTTTTCAAATTGGATGTGGATTAAGCTTGATATTACTTTTTCTGAATATAATTAAACCCGTGAGATATTAAAATAACTTGCTTTATAATAATGCTTTTTTGCTAACTTAAAGTTGTACTAATATTTTCACAACATTAAAGTATTGCTAATAAGTAAATATTAGTGTTTAATTAAAAAATAAAACAAGGGGGAATTTATTGAGTATTAAAGAAATCATTAGAGTCAACGAACCAAGAGCTATTTTAATTTTAGTTATTTATATTTTTAGTTCATTTTCAAGCACTGGATCACAATATTTACTTAAATATGCGATAAATGCGATTAGTAACCAGAACTTTTCTAATTTTCTGGTTTGGATAATTATTCAAGCTGTTACTAAATTTATGGCCACTGCATTACTTGCGGTGGCAACTTATAAATTTAATCAGCAGATACAGGAGTATATCCATAGAGTACGAGACGAGATTTTACGCCATTATTATGCAAATAGTCAGGATAAAATTTCTAAAATAGAAAATGAATTAAGCAGTAATATGAAAATTTTAACGACTGATTATTTAGAGCCTGGGTCTATTATTGTGCAATCTTTACTTGTAATTATGCTATCGATTAGTGCCTTGTTTACATTACATTGGAGTTTGATTTTAGCAACTATCATTGTCGCGATTATTGTATTTTTATTACCAAAAATCATGAAAAAGAAGTTATCAACGGCAACTGCCACTGCAGCGATGCAAAATTCAGAATTGCTTGAAACTATTAGTAATTGGTTTCAAGGTTTAACTGAATTACGGCGTTATCGCGTTTTTTCAAAAATGAATAAGAAATTGGATCACACTAGTCAAGCTTTAGCTCAAGCAAATATCCAAAAAGAAAATCTGCATGGCATTGCAATTGGAATTAATGGTATTGGTAATACGCTTGGACAAATTGGAATTATGGGTTATGCACTTGTTTTGCTTGTTAACCATCAAATTGATTTTGGTAGTTGGGTTATTGCTACTAGCTTTTGTTCGAATATTTTCAATGGTCTGTGGGACATAGTTGATGCAATTACAGCCATTAATTCAACTAAGCAGTTGCGTGATCTAACTGGAAAATTACGTCAGTTTATTTCGCTACCACAAGTAGTGCCAGTTAATAGTATTCAAGTTAAAAATTTGGTAGTTGAGTATCAACATGGTGAAAAAATCACTTATCCTGATTTTACAATTAATGCTGGTGATAAAGTATTGCTAACAGGAGATTCTGGTAGTGGTAAATCTACATTATTAAAAGTTTTATTGGGTGAGTTAATACCACAGCAAGGACAAGTTATTTACCAAACAGATAATGGACAAGTAATTAGTCCGCAAAATGCGATGGTTGGTTATATTGCTCAAGATAGCAGTCTATTTCCTACTAGTATTACGGACAATATTACAATGTTTGCCAACGATTTAATTGAAAAAGTTCCTAAAGTTACAGAAAAAATGCAGCTGTCTGCTGACTTAGCTAATTTTCCTGCTGGTTTAAAAACGCAGGTTAATTTGGATCAAGATAATTTATCAGGTGGTCAGAAGCAAAAGATAGTTCTGGCTAGAGCTGAAATTCGTGAACCACAGATGTTGTTACTTGATGAAGCAACTAGTGCAATTGATAGTAATGCAACTATTAAAATAGTTCATGAATTATTACAGACCAAGCAAACTTTACTGATGGTAGCACATAATTTTAGCCCCAAATTAATGCAGCAATTCGATTATCAAATTAATTTACAAGCTAAAGAAGGTGCAAAATAATGACGATTAAAGATTTTTTTAAGCAAAATCCATTACGTTGCATTCTGATAATTTTTACAGCGGCTTTCTTTCCAGCGATGCACCTAGTTAATACTGGTTTGCTTGCAATAATAACAACAGCCGTAAAAAAATGGCAGATTCCATTTGCTTTTTGGCTAGTTGCGATTATGGCGCTAGTTTCACTGACTGATTATTTTACTCAAGGCTGGTTTAATTCATTATTTACAAAACAAGCAGAAGAATATAGCGTAACTTTGCGCCGTAAAATAATTCAGCATTATTTTTATGATCAAGCTGATCATCAAGTTTCACAAGTACAAAATCGTTTAACTAATGATATTGAACAAGTAACTTGGGATTACTTTGCATCTTGGTGCAATATTATTATGGACATTAGCTTTTTTGTTTTTGCTTTCTTATTGTTGTTAAACTTTCATTGGTTATTGCTGGTAATTAGTATTGCAATGACAATTATTTCGTTAATTTTGCCTAAATTATTGAATAAGCAATTGCAAAAGGCAACGTTGCATATTTCTAGTGCTAATAAAATTTATCTTGATAGCCTTGAAAAGTGGCTATCTGGATTAGCGGAATTACGCCGATATTTAGCAGGTGCTAAATTATTTAAAGTAATCCAGCTAGATTCTAAAAAATTAGAAGATGCCAATGTTAAACAAGTTGGTTTGCAACAAACTTTAGTAGTGATTAACGGTTTAATTTCGGAAAGTTTTAGCTTTTTACTTTTTATTCTAGCGGGATGGTTGATTATAAATCATCATGTTCAATTTGGTGCTTGGGTTGTTGTAGGGGACTGTCAATATTATCTTGCTAGCTCAATTGAACAAATGATTGCGGCCTACGGACGAATTGAGGGAAGTAAATCCTTAAATAAACAAATTGCGGATTCTGCCACACAAAGTTCGGTAAAACAGGAAAAGAGTGTGGAGACGCCAGTTTCTTTGATGACAGAAAATTTAAGTCTTAAGTTTCCTAATGGTGAGCGACTAACTTTCCCAGACATTAATGTTAAAAGGGGTGAAAAAGTGTTGCTTACTGGTGATTCTGGGACCGGTAAAACTAGCTTACTAAAAATTTTACTTGGTGAAATTACACCTACAACAGGTAAAGTTATATTCAGGAATGAAAAAGGACAAAGAATCATACCGAACATGAGTAAAATTGGGTATATTCCCCAAGCACCAGTTTTGTTTCCAGGAAGTATTGCCGACAATATGACAATGTTTAACGCAAGCCTAAAGTCTAAATTAACACCACTGATTGAAAAAATTCAGTTTGCAAAAGATGTTTTTCATTTTCCTACAGGTTTGAATACGATAATTAATTTAAGCAAGCTAAATGTTTCGGGAGGACAAAGGCAAAAAATTGTCTTAATTCGGGCATTAGTTCATCAAAGTAAAATTATTCTGATTGATGAAGGAACAAGTGCCATTGATCAACAAGCAACAATCGAAATTTTGCGTGAAGTTACTTCTAGTGAACAAACAGTTATTTTTATTGCTCACAGTCTTAATGATCATATGAGACAGATGTTTGATCGTGAGATTCATTTAGTTAAAAACAAGAATTTAGGGTAAACCTACTTTGATAGTAATACGTAAATATTTGGAGGAAAAATGAAGAAAATTTTTTTATGTTCTTATTTTGCTGGAGTTGGTGAACAATTTAAAGCTTTTATTCAGACGAGTAACATAAAAACTAACAAGGTTTTGTTTATTCCAACTGCTGGTAATGTTGAAGAATATACTGGATATATTGATGAAGGCAGGCAGGTCTTAACTAGCTTGCATTATAAAGTTGACGAATTAAACATAGACAAAGAAGATACGGAATACGTAGCAAATAAAATATCAGCTGCTAACATGATCTATATTAGTGGAGGAAATACATTTTATTTATTACAAGAGTTAAAAAGAAAAAATCTTTTGCCATTATTAATCAATGAAATTAATAGTGGTGTTCCTTACATTGGTGAATCAGCTGGTGCAATTATTTTGGCACCTAGCATTGAATACAATAAAATTATGGATGACACACAAATTGCTCCTGACTTAAAAGATTATACAGGATTGAATATTACCGATTTTTATACGTTGCCGCATTTTATTGAACCGCCGTTTACTGATAGCGTTCAAGAAACTTTTAAAACTTATAAAGACCAACTTAACTTGCTTGCTATCAATAATTCTCAAGCAATAATAGTTAATGAAGATAATTACAAAGTAATTTAACAATTTTTCGCTAAAAAAATTATTATTCATAAAAAGTTGATACTAGCTTACTTTATATTATAAAGTCATGTAATATAATATTTGAAAACAGGTAACTAGAGTATCTGTTAGATGTAGATTTGAGTTAGGTGGGTTGGACTTAATTGCACTTTCTCAAGGAGTCTTTGAAGGGTTGTGTGTGAACACCTCGAGCCAATAGAAAACATACTTATTTGTAAATAAGTATAGGAACTCGTAAGAGTTCCTATTTTTTTGAAAGATTATTGAATGATGGTTGCAGAATCTGAAACAGACTTATTAATATCTGTTGCAAGAGAGTATGAAAAGCTACTTGACAAAGAAATAAAAATGGTATTAGGTCGAAAAGGGAAAAGTGAAATTAAAATGACTTTATTGCAAACAAAATTAATTAATAGTGGAACAGAAATAGTTATTTTTCAAAGTCCTTCATATAAAGATGAATAGTGGATAATTGAGCTCTTATTTATAAACGATTGAATGAGTTTTATTTAATTGATATGTCATAGATTTGTTATCTCCCTTGATTTTATTAATAAGTGTGCATATTCTATTTTTAGATATTTAGATTAAAGATGCTTTAGTTTAACTAACAATAAATAGGAGGTTGAAAATGATGAAAGTTTTGAACGGCAAAGAATTATGTCGTACTCTTGGTTTTAGTACCACCTTACTATATAAATTTAGAAAAGCAGGTATGCCGTATCACCAAATAGAAGGTGGTAGAGCATATTACATAGCTGATGAAGTAGAAGATTGGTTGCGTCAAGCAGGCTATCATCAACAAAAAATATGGTCTAAATAAATATGAAGGGCGAATCCTGTTTCGCCCTTTTTAGTTAAGAAGTAACAATGATTAGTTACCACAGAAATGGTGGAAGAATGTGACCATA
The sequence above is a segment of the Lactobacillus sp. ESL0677 genome. Coding sequences within it:
- a CDS encoding MarR family winged helix-turn-helix transcriptional regulator; its protein translation is MQIQETSYKVSHLYKLFLADYAKLTKKININVADYNIFLTLEENPGCTQLFLAQKRHVERSLLTRIIKKYLELDLIERRQSSTNKSAYALYLTPKGKQATKSIRKMINSLNEKIAKLCSSEEYKALNDILDLLIKRWS
- a CDS encoding ABC transporter ATP-binding protein, whose translation is MSIKEIIRVNEPRAILILVIYIFSSFSSTGSQYLLKYAINAISNQNFSNFLVWIIIQAVTKFMATALLAVATYKFNQQIQEYIHRVRDEILRHYYANSQDKISKIENELSSNMKILTTDYLEPGSIIVQSLLVIMLSISALFTLHWSLILATIIVAIIVFLLPKIMKKKLSTATATAAMQNSELLETISNWFQGLTELRRYRVFSKMNKKLDHTSQALAQANIQKENLHGIAIGINGIGNTLGQIGIMGYALVLLVNHQIDFGSWVIATSFCSNIFNGLWDIVDAITAINSTKQLRDLTGKLRQFISLPQVVPVNSIQVKNLVVEYQHGEKITYPDFTINAGDKVLLTGDSGSGKSTLLKVLLGELIPQQGQVIYQTDNGQVISPQNAMVGYIAQDSSLFPTSITDNITMFANDLIEKVPKVTEKMQLSADLANFPAGLKTQVNLDQDNLSGGQKQKIVLARAEIREPQMLLLDEATSAIDSNATIKIVHELLQTKQTLLMVAHNFSPKLMQQFDYQINLQAKEGAK
- a CDS encoding ABC transporter ATP-binding protein, with protein sequence MTIKDFFKQNPLRCILIIFTAAFFPAMHLVNTGLLAIITTAVKKWQIPFAFWLVAIMALVSLTDYFTQGWFNSLFTKQAEEYSVTLRRKIIQHYFYDQADHQVSQVQNRLTNDIEQVTWDYFASWCNIIMDISFFVFAFLLLLNFHWLLLVISIAMTIISLILPKLLNKQLQKATLHISSANKIYLDSLEKWLSGLAELRRYLAGAKLFKVIQLDSKKLEDANVKQVGLQQTLVVINGLISESFSFLLFILAGWLIINHHVQFGAWVVVGDCQYYLASSIEQMIAAYGRIEGSKSLNKQIADSATQSSVKQEKSVETPVSLMTENLSLKFPNGERLTFPDINVKRGEKVLLTGDSGTGKTSLLKILLGEITPTTGKVIFRNEKGQRIIPNMSKIGYIPQAPVLFPGSIADNMTMFNASLKSKLTPLIEKIQFAKDVFHFPTGLNTIINLSKLNVSGGQRQKIVLIRALVHQSKIILIDEGTSAIDQQATIEILREVTSSEQTVIFIAHSLNDHMRQMFDREIHLVKNKNLG
- the galE gene encoding UDP-glucose 4-epimerase GalE — its product is MRVLVVGGAGYIGSIAVKKLIENGNDVVVLDALYTGHQKAVDPQAKFYQGDIENKFLVSQILRNEKIDAVMHFAAYSLVPESVKKPLKYYDNNVAGMISLLEAMNDVGVKYLVFSSSAATYGIPKKLPITEDSPLDPINPYGDTKVMMEKIMHWADKADGIKSIALRYFNVAGAASDGSIGEDHAPETHLIPNILKSALAGDGKFTIFGNDYDTKDGTNVRDYVQIEDLIDAHLLALDYLMKTKKSDVFNLGTAHGYSNLEILAAARKVTGIDIPYTMGPRRGGDPDSLVADSTKARTILHWQPKHESAEEVMTSAWKWHQSHPNGYEDK
- a CDS encoding MFS transporter, which encodes MKKFTILSLSLFTLLAGAALSPALPSISQAFPRVNKLWIQALVTLPSICVIFWQVLATKVSTKFSSKKQLLVGLILYSFGGGLPVLTANFTLIIVSRIVLGVGLGIIADLSVELINSNYQDAERKRMLSYAGALNNGGTVLAVLYAGLTAKLNWHLVFYLYLLALIPLCLVFSFLKDESMTSKRKLASDKTSFEPEFLFIAGEMLITTIIYFIVPTNLGYAIKEYFKINNSLITGGLMALISILGVIAGLLFSRNRLKNKIVLIGLFTMFSCSMLFLSLENSLMLFVIGAALSGFSLGIALPLFNQEIISISNINSSNRNLSIGQAMIFLGQFISPFLITELHNLLNCNVFQIGCGLSLILLFLNIIKPVRY
- the gap gene encoding type I glyceraldehyde-3-phosphate dehydrogenase, with translation MAIKIGINGFGRIGRLAFRRIFELNDPEIKVVAINDLTDPDMIAYLLKHDTIHGDFPAEVQADDSGIIVNDKHYTVYAEKDAEKIPWVANDDVDLVLESTGFYTNKEKASAHLKAGVKKVLISAPAGKIPTAVYGINENTLTSSDRIISPGSCTTQSVALLAKPMNDHFGIKAGSLTTIHAYTASQNLTDGPRGKNKRANRAATENIIPHSSGAAKAIGLVIPELDGKLTGKAQRVPVRDGSLTELALVLDKSVTTTEINEVFKAITQNNETFGYDDTGIVSSDIINDTHGAIFDPTMTEVINIGDGTCLAKVHAWYDNEFGFTCNMIRLLTYYAKL
- a CDS encoding NADPH-dependent oxidoreductase; the encoded protein is MIHNSTIDSQINHRSIRKFKDQTLNAEQLQTLYTVFQHTATSMFMQNATLLHITDEAKRAKIRELCNQNYVGAEGDLFIFVVDLYRNQQIRQQLGKDDGRVHMSDLFMQGMDDTLLAWQNVANAVESMGLGYVPLGTINDHPLAMLEVLDLPQLTFAALGMQVGVPDQEPQLKPRLPLQFTTFENDYPRDFKVSELADYDQLVTTYYDLRDSNRRIDSFTKQITGAKLDSRKIDRDQLPELLHKQGLCLDWQ
- a CDS encoding LysR family transcriptional regulator, producing MNFNDLKIFRTIYEVGSLNKAAQTLGYAQSNITARLKLIEQELNSALFVRMPKGVQPTEAGNIFYKAVLNIQAELAQVSAKISQRKKMLLGSETLISEVLSHNNVNYRNFSKIVVKNQNDIVKEAASHLYDIVVTFINMGNSHIYNLNKVCQISTNYAAQNQFAFSDKSVPILINSDPECAFRKRTLKDLIDKTRVFEVDSLQAIELLVEQGKGVALLPSKAIEERHLVKLRTNDILLKYYLYQAKWID
- a CDS encoding Type 1 glutamine amidotransferase-like domain-containing protein, which translates into the protein MKKIFLCSYFAGVGEQFKAFIQTSNIKTNKVLFIPTAGNVEEYTGYIDEGRQVLTSLHYKVDELNIDKEDTEYVANKISAANMIYISGGNTFYLLQELKRKNLLPLLINEINSGVPYIGESAGAIILAPSIEYNKIMDDTQIAPDLKDYTGLNITDFYTLPHFIEPPFTDSVQETFKTYKDQLNLLAINNSQAIIVNEDNYKVI
- a CDS encoding GNAT family protein translates to MFTFDCFTINGLKIELVLPELDQAPALLNLIAKDREQLDRWLPWADTTKTVADEANFIEMVREQTANYQMLELVIMVNGQVAGMLDLHNVSRKDQCGEIGYWLGSAFQGQGIMTTAVKRLVKLAFAKMNLHRIDLMADHENKPSRAVAKRVGLEHVALLRAKVKYHGEFRDMDLYTIINEAN